In Amphiura filiformis chromosome 1, Afil_fr2py, whole genome shotgun sequence, the following are encoded in one genomic region:
- the LOC140165273 gene encoding tyrosine kinase receptor Cad96Ca-like produces MIYRHLQQDQPAGHRTNNEENGTRMQLANVNLGQVGEQENSINNEIHLNPTFDDGDYIAPIPPQRPVEAADITRDELRYIKELGSGQYGVVWLAETKIIMRTGVVTQVAVKTTKDGAPASEKEDLLNELNLMKKLKPHANVLQVLASCFDKEDSLYIILEYMIRGTLRQVLMNSRQLYDYAYTKERDLQSNLSQTQLMTFATQVANGMDFITSNKCVHRDLAARNVLVSEDLICKVSDFGLAREEEEYHRKSDIKLPLRWMAIESLTDGIHTKESDVWSFGILLWEIITLGARPYPGMGTRVVVREVQRGFQMPKPKHCFQEVYDIMSACWSLNPRLRPSFAEIIRDMDNILAMKTDYLLLDEIDEDYYDDIGVIDEDEKL; encoded by the exons ATGATTTACAG GCATCTACAACAAGACCAACCAGCTGGTCATCGGACTAATAATGAAGAGAATGGTACTCGCATGCAGTTGGCTAATGTCAACCTCG GCCAAGTTGGTGAACAGGAAAACTCTATAAATAACGAAATTCACCTAAATCCAACCTTTGACGACGGAGACTATATCGCTCCTATTCCACCTCAACGCCCTGTAGAAGCTGCCGATATTACACGTGATGAGCTTCGATACATTAAGGAATTAGGGAGTGGTCAATATGGTGTGGTATGGCTGGCTGAGACAAAGATAATCATGAGAACGGGAGTTGTAACTCAAGTGGCCGTGAAAACTACTAAAG ACGGCGCACCTGCATCTGAAAAAGAAGATCTCTTAAATGAGCTGAATCTAATGAAGAAGCTCAAACCGCATGCAAACGTGTTACAGGTTTTGGCGAGCTGTTTTGATAAAG AAGACTCACTTTACATTATTCTGGAATATATGATAAGGGGTACGCTACGCCAAGTTCTAATGAACAGCCGTCAATTATATGATTATGCGTATACCAAGGAACGAGATTTGCAGTCCAACTTGTCTCAGACCCAGTTGATGACATTTGCAACTCAGGTTGCAAATGGAATGGACTTCATAACCTCTAACAAG TGTGTACATCGTGACCTAGCTGCCAGGAACGTGCTCGTTAGTGAGGATCTCATCTGTAAAGTGTCTGATTTTGGTTTAGCTCGGGAAGAAGAAGAATATCATAGAAAGTCAGAT ATAAAGCTTCCATTGCGTTGGATGGCGATAGAGTCTTTGACTGATGGTATTCATACGAAGGAAAGTGATGTGTGGTCTTTTGGTATTCTTCTTTGGGAGATAATTACGCTTG GTGCACGACCATATCCAGGCATGGGTACCAGAGTTGTCGTCCGGGAAGTGCAACGAGGGTTTCAGATGCCCAAACCCAAGCACTGTTTCCAAGAGGT ATACGATATCATGAGTGCTTGTTGGTCATTAAATCCGCGCCTGAGACCGTCCTTTGCAGAGATTATCCGGGACATGGATAATATCTTAGCTATGAAAACA GACTACCTGTTACTTGACGAGATCGACGAAGACTATTATGACGATATTGGCGTAATTGATGAAGATGAAAAACTGTAG